Proteins from a genomic interval of Salvelinus alpinus chromosome 7, SLU_Salpinus.1, whole genome shotgun sequence:
- the cetn4 gene encoding uncharacterized protein cetn4 — protein sequence MASGYRKPNTTSNQRKKAGPKPDLTEEQKQEIREAFDLFDTDGSGTIDVKELKVAMRALGFEPKKEEIKKMIADIDKEGSGTIDFNDFLCMMTQKMSEKDSKEEILKAFRLFDDDGTGKISFKNLKRVAKELGENLTDEELQEMIDEADRDGDGEINEQEFLRIMKKTSLY from the exons ATG GCTTCAGGCTACAGAAAACCCAACACCACTTCCAACCAGAGGAAAAAGGCAGGTCCTAAACCAGACTTGACAGAGGAACAAAAGCAGGAGATCAGAGAGGCCTTTGACTTGTTTGATACAGATGGGTCGGGCACAATTGACGTGAAGGAACTCAAG GTTGCCATGCGTGCCCTTGGCTTTGAACCAAAGAAAGAAGAGATCAAGAAGATGATTGCAGACATTGACAAGGAGGGCTCTGGGACCATTGATTTTAATGACTTTCTCTGTATGATGACACAGAAAATG AGTGAAAAAGACTCAAAAGAAGAAATTCTGAAGGCTTTCCGCTTATTTGATGATGACGGCACGGGCAAAATCTCCTTCAAAAATCTAAAGAGAGTTGCCAAGGAGCTAGGCGAAAACCTGACAGATGAGGAATTGCAG GAAATGATTGACGAAGCAGAccgagatggagatggagagatcaACGAGCAGGAGTTTCTAAGGATAATGAAAAAGACAAGTCTATATTGA